A region of Vigna radiata var. radiata cultivar VC1973A chromosome 6, Vradiata_ver6, whole genome shotgun sequence DNA encodes the following proteins:
- the LOC106763442 gene encoding olee1-like protein → MDVRIGFMVFLCVLPVMVSAIRPHLTPFYVKGRVYCDPCRAGFETPLTTYIAGAEVTLECKDRIRANIVYSKTVKTDSSGSYTIFVDANQANQNCDASLVTSSLPDCREPTPGRDHSRVILNRYNGIATKDRFVNNLGFMKQKVVSACAKIFRRYRDNDDEEEDSLNSLF, encoded by the exons ATGGATGTGAGAATAGGGTTTATGGTGTTTCTGTGTGTTCTTCCAGTGATGGTCTCAGCCATACGCCCTCACCTAACCCCTTTCTATGTCAAGGGTCGTGTGTATTGTGACCCTTGCCGTGCTGGTTTTGAGACACCCCTCACTACCTACATTGCTG GTGCGGAGGTTACTCTGGAATGCAAGGACAGAATCAGAGCTAACATTGTGTACAGCAAGACCGTTAAGACCGATTCCTCAGGATCATATACGATCTTCGTAGACGCGAATCAAGCAAACCAAAATTGTGACGCGAGTCTTGTAACCAGTTCTCTACCTGACTGCAGAGAACCCACTCCAGGGCGTGACCACTCACGTGTTATTCTCAATCGCTACAATGGTATTGCTACCAAGGATAGGTTTGTCAACAACTTGGGTTTCATGAAGCAAAAGGTTGTATCTGCTTGTGCAAAGATTTTCAGGCGATACCgagataatgatgatgaggaggaggatTCACTCAATTCTTTGTTTTAG